From a single Collimonas pratensis genomic region:
- the dinB gene encoding DNA polymerase IV, which yields MEAPIRRIAHLDMDAFYASVELLRYPELRGQPVVIGGGSRHRPEPGADGKLQFHKLRDYVGRGVVTTSTYEARALGVFSAMGMMKAAKLAPDAILLPTDFESYRHYSRLFKNAVAEIAPLIEDRGIDEIYIDLSEHAEEIRPLAQRIKDAVRTATGLSCSIGVAPNKLLAKICSELDKPGGVTLISTADIPTRIWPLAARKVNGIGPKAAEKLSALGLHTIGDLAAADPAQLQDHFGRTYSEWLVRISHGQDERPVVTSSETKSISRESTFERDLHAKLDRDTLTPIFTDLCVRLAGDLQRKGYVGRTIGIKLKFADFRGVTRDLTLPDATDDAATIRQAAGECLRRVTLDRRLRLLGVRVTALSRKELSDSSPMLAQGELFGEE from the coding sequence ATGGAAGCACCAATTCGTCGTATCGCACATCTGGATATGGACGCTTTCTACGCGTCGGTGGAGCTGCTGCGCTACCCTGAGCTGCGTGGCCAGCCGGTCGTCATCGGCGGCGGTTCGCGCCACCGCCCCGAACCCGGCGCCGACGGCAAGCTGCAGTTCCACAAGCTGCGCGACTATGTCGGCCGCGGTGTCGTCACCACTTCCACTTATGAGGCGCGCGCACTTGGCGTGTTCTCCGCGATGGGCATGATGAAAGCCGCCAAGCTGGCGCCGGACGCCATCCTGCTGCCTACCGATTTCGAATCCTATCGCCATTACTCGCGCCTGTTCAAAAACGCCGTGGCCGAAATCGCGCCGCTGATAGAGGACCGCGGCATCGATGAAATCTATATCGACCTCAGCGAACACGCGGAAGAGATCCGGCCGCTGGCGCAACGCATCAAGGACGCCGTGCGCACCGCCACCGGCCTGTCCTGCTCGATCGGCGTCGCTCCCAACAAGCTGCTGGCCAAGATCTGTTCGGAACTGGACAAACCGGGCGGCGTCACCCTGATCAGCACAGCAGACATCCCCACGCGCATCTGGCCGCTGGCGGCAAGAAAGGTCAACGGCATCGGCCCCAAGGCCGCGGAAAAACTCAGCGCACTCGGACTGCACACCATCGGCGACCTGGCCGCCGCCGACCCGGCGCAGCTGCAAGACCATTTCGGCCGCACCTACAGCGAATGGCTGGTGCGCATTTCCCATGGCCAGGACGAACGGCCGGTCGTCACCAGTTCGGAAACCAAATCGATCAGCCGAGAATCGACTTTCGAGCGCGACCTGCACGCCAAGCTCGACCGCGACACGCTCACTCCGATATTCACCGATCTCTGCGTGCGCCTTGCCGGCGATCTGCAAAGGAAGGGTTATGTCGGGCGCACCATCGGCATCAAATTGAAGTTTGCCGACTTTCGCGGCGTAACGCGCGACCTGACCTTGCCGGATGCGACCGACGACGCGGCAACCATCCGGCAGGCAGCCGGCGAATGTCTGCGCCGGGTCACCCTGGACCGGCGCTTGCGCTTGCTGGGGGTACGGGTTACGGCGCTGTCGCGGAAAGAACTGAGCGACAGCAGTCCCATGCTGGCGCAAGGTGAATTGTTTGGCGAGGAATAA
- a CDS encoding glycosyltransferase family 9 protein codes for MNNLTDLVAAYRTYQSQASLENALNLMRKLRGCRKVEDAIELALKWSDKADTLLQRTQLGIDMNYLGMFSQASPLLEEALPQWPAYPHEYYLNASEVMLTRYCLGNYQDAHPLFRKLRSAEWCEVWSRLSSPNGDNAWFLPYKDRVLEGQPVAGKRIMIALEGGAGDLLQFLRHAESLQRDGAAAIYCQAPHYLHGLLNNSSLPITLVDNLQVDFDYITWPFSLHAIYQESPYFPSAQEDYLTLSDEYRLPEILQQKLAGGRGDGRRRIGLTWRSESGARHEPFRSTELSTLVPLLEHETAEFFSLQVGTLSEEERGLLERHGVTNLGAYLQSFEDTAHVLKQLDLLITMDSAPAHLAGACNIPVWVMLAQACDHRWYVGQRYTPWYASMRLYRQAALGDWRPVIDDMLASLTTQQD; via the coding sequence ATGAACAATCTCACAGATCTCGTTGCGGCCTACCGCACCTACCAGAGCCAGGCCAGCCTGGAAAACGCGCTCAACCTGATGCGCAAGCTGCGTGGCTGCCGCAAGGTCGAGGATGCTATCGAGCTTGCCCTCAAATGGTCGGATAAGGCCGATACGCTGTTGCAGCGCACCCAGCTTGGCATCGACATGAACTACCTGGGCATGTTCAGCCAGGCGTCGCCATTGCTGGAGGAAGCGCTGCCGCAGTGGCCGGCCTATCCGCATGAATACTACCTGAACGCGTCGGAAGTGATGTTGACGCGCTATTGCCTGGGCAATTACCAGGATGCCCATCCCTTGTTCAGGAAGCTGCGCTCGGCCGAATGGTGCGAAGTCTGGAGCAGGCTGTCGTCTCCGAATGGAGACAATGCTTGGTTCCTGCCGTACAAGGATAGAGTCCTGGAGGGCCAGCCGGTGGCCGGGAAGCGGATCATGATTGCGCTTGAAGGCGGCGCCGGCGACTTGCTGCAGTTCCTGCGCCACGCGGAAAGCTTGCAACGGGACGGAGCGGCCGCGATCTACTGCCAGGCGCCGCACTATCTGCACGGGCTGCTCAACAACAGTTCGCTGCCGATAACGCTGGTAGACAACCTGCAGGTCGATTTCGATTACATCACGTGGCCGTTTTCATTGCACGCGATTTACCAGGAGTCGCCGTATTTCCCCAGCGCGCAAGAGGATTATCTGACGCTGTCGGACGAGTATCGTCTGCCGGAAATTCTGCAACAGAAACTGGCCGGCGGGCGCGGCGATGGCCGCCGGCGCATCGGCCTGACCTGGCGCAGCGAGTCCGGCGCTCGGCATGAACCGTTCAGGTCTACCGAACTTAGTACCCTCGTGCCTTTGCTAGAACATGAGACAGCCGAATTCTTTTCACTCCAGGTTGGCACTCTGAGCGAGGAAGAAAGAGGTTTGCTGGAGCGGCACGGCGTGACCAACCTGGGCGCCTATTTGCAGTCGTTTGAAGATACCGCCCACGTCCTCAAGCAACTGGACCTGCTGATTACGATGGATTCGGCGCCTGCACATCTGGCAGGCGCCTGCAATATACCGGTGTGGGTGATGCTGGCGCAGGCTTGCGATCACCGCTGGTATGTCGGTCAGCGCTATACGCCGTGGTATGCGTCCATGCGCCTGTACCGTCAAGCAGCGCTCGGCGATTGGCGGCCGGTGATTGACGACATGCTGGCCTCGCTGACCACGCAACAGGATTGA
- a CDS encoding glycosyltransferase family 9 protein produces MSSFNDLITAYTLYQQETHIRTALDLIRQLHLAGKAEDAIALALKWSGRAKEPIARAQLAYYMSCLGMLAPAEAILQEVLPQVESDDDTYYQVRLELAIVKYCLGKFHEAQQLQRPLHSSRWSEVWSRLASNNRDNSWFLPYRDKVLYDQPVAGKIILITSEGGVGDLLHFFRYVKNLQQEGAAQIYCQVPAAMQSLIANSRLPIVIVDHNFVGMDKCDIITGVFALFTRYQKNPYFPPAAEAYLGLAADYVLPAGIQEKLTGRGGGRRRIGLVWRSETRVRHEPFRSIDLHALAPLLASVDADFFSLQVGTLSDTEKHLLEQYQVVDLAPQLRSFEDSAHVLEQLDLLLTIDSAPAHLAGARQRPVWLMLAQSCDYRWYDCQRFTPWYSSMRLYRQAALGDWGGVVAAISADLSS; encoded by the coding sequence ATGTCATCTTTTAACGACCTGATCACCGCCTATACTCTCTATCAGCAAGAGACCCATATCCGGACCGCGCTGGATCTTATTCGTCAACTACATCTGGCCGGCAAAGCCGAGGACGCCATCGCTCTGGCGTTGAAATGGTCGGGCCGGGCGAAAGAGCCGATAGCGCGCGCGCAGCTGGCTTATTATATGAGTTGCCTGGGCATGCTGGCGCCGGCTGAAGCCATATTGCAGGAAGTGTTGCCGCAAGTGGAATCGGACGATGATACCTACTACCAGGTCAGGCTGGAATTGGCGATCGTAAAGTACTGCCTGGGCAAATTTCACGAGGCGCAGCAACTGCAACGTCCGCTGCACAGCAGCAGGTGGAGTGAAGTGTGGAGTCGGCTGGCTTCGAACAATCGCGACAACAGCTGGTTCCTGCCCTACAGGGACAAGGTGCTGTACGACCAGCCGGTGGCCGGGAAAATCATCCTGATCACCAGCGAAGGCGGTGTCGGCGATCTGCTACATTTTTTCCGCTACGTGAAAAATTTGCAGCAAGAAGGCGCAGCGCAGATTTATTGCCAGGTACCGGCTGCGATGCAAAGCTTGATCGCCAATAGCCGCCTGCCAATCGTAATTGTCGACCACAACTTCGTCGGCATGGACAAGTGCGACATCATTACCGGGGTTTTCGCACTGTTTACCCGCTATCAGAAAAACCCTTATTTTCCTCCCGCAGCCGAGGCCTATCTTGGATTGGCGGCCGACTATGTCCTGCCCGCCGGCATCCAGGAAAAACTCACAGGACGTGGCGGCGGTCGGCGCCGCATCGGACTAGTCTGGCGCAGCGAAACCCGGGTGCGGCACGAACCCTTCCGCTCGATCGATCTGCATGCGCTGGCGCCGCTACTGGCAAGCGTCGATGCTGATTTCTTTTCGCTGCAGGTGGGAACGTTGAGCGACACGGAGAAACATTTGCTGGAGCAGTATCAGGTCGTTGACCTGGCGCCGCAGCTGCGCTCATTCGAAGACAGCGCCCATGTACTGGAACAGCTTGATTTGCTGCTGACGATTGATTCGGCGCCTGCGCACCTGGCGGGCGCCCGCCAGCGGCCGGTGTGGCTGATGCTGGCACAATCCTGCGACTATCGCTGGTATGACTGCCAGCGTTTTACCCCCTGGTATTCCTCGATGCGCTTGTACCGGCAGGCCGCGCTCGGCGACTGGGGGGGCGTGGTTGCGGCCATCAGCGCGGATTTATCGTCATGA
- a CDS encoding glycosyltransferase family 9 protein, whose translation MRDKSYSTARALWLALRAGGFGVDAIELLLQWRNEAKSPFDRVQIGIDMNFLGLYAEAGIAIAEGLDGNLSDDDLYLAKHELAFALYGIGKFREAHSIYRSLRCASSFKPLIKSLYPSEYQRNTELFQKKFLNLDDSIAGKRVAVLYEGGIGDFMMYSRYLESMRLEGVEHVTIQRPDIVAGVLKPRSWLGEISGANIEDILDNHDFVTWSFTLFARYQDTPFYPPEPSSPWAQAANAESLPTLIREQLSDDPLDRKCLKIGILWRSTNTNRCEPYRSLTLATLAPLLSQQGCQFYSIHVGGVTIEERDLLDKHGVRDLGSHIENFSQTASVLDHLDLLIAPDTGPIHLAGAMGRPVWTLLSATADTRWYNDQYFTPWYASMRLYRQNALGDWSLPLSNVARDLQDLISLRGVAA comes from the coding sequence ATGCGCGACAAGAGCTATTCAACAGCGCGCGCTCTTTGGCTGGCCCTCCGTGCGGGCGGTTTCGGGGTGGATGCCATTGAACTGCTGCTGCAATGGCGGAATGAAGCTAAATCGCCATTTGATCGAGTACAGATCGGCATTGACATGAATTTTCTTGGTCTGTATGCCGAGGCAGGAATAGCGATTGCAGAAGGGCTGGATGGCAATCTAAGTGACGACGATCTATATCTCGCCAAACATGAGTTGGCGTTCGCTTTATACGGAATTGGCAAGTTTCGCGAGGCACATTCTATATATCGTTCGCTCAGGTGTGCATCGTCGTTCAAACCACTGATAAAGTCGCTTTACCCAAGCGAGTACCAACGAAATACCGAATTATTTCAAAAGAAATTCCTCAACTTGGATGATTCAATAGCGGGCAAACGCGTAGCTGTTCTCTACGAGGGAGGCATTGGAGATTTCATGATGTACTCCCGCTACCTGGAATCTATGCGCCTCGAGGGTGTTGAACACGTCACGATACAACGACCTGATATTGTGGCAGGCGTCCTGAAGCCCAGGTCGTGGCTAGGTGAAATTAGTGGGGCGAATATAGAGGATATTTTAGATAACCATGATTTCGTCACGTGGTCATTCACTTTATTCGCACGCTATCAGGACACGCCATTCTACCCGCCGGAACCATCATCACCGTGGGCTCAAGCTGCGAATGCCGAGAGCCTCCCTACTCTCATTCGGGAACAGTTATCGGACGATCCTCTGGACAGAAAATGCTTAAAAATAGGCATATTGTGGCGCAGTACAAATACAAATAGATGTGAACCATACCGTTCCCTCACACTCGCGACATTGGCGCCACTCCTGAGCCAGCAGGGATGTCAGTTTTACTCAATTCATGTTGGCGGGGTAACAATCGAGGAACGGGATCTGCTGGACAAACATGGCGTGAGAGATCTTGGTTCACATATTGAAAATTTCTCCCAAACGGCCAGCGTACTCGATCATTTGGACTTGCTTATTGCTCCGGACACCGGCCCTATTCATCTGGCTGGAGCGATGGGTCGACCAGTGTGGACTCTGTTGTCAGCGACGGCTGATACTCGCTGGTACAACGACCAATATTTCACGCCGTGGTACGCGTCGATGCGACTGTATCGCCAAAACGCTTTGGGCGACTGGTCTTTGCCACTGTCTAACGTTGCTCGCGATTTACAAGACTTGATAAGCCTTCGTGGCGTTGCTGCATAA
- a CDS encoding glycosyltransferase family 9 protein: protein MNRSIFADSAEDWFQAQCDNHNHQRWMESIAVGMIASRRSCLSPEQRSQCAEMLCEASLKLADAGFASEILASHLNFIEDISKATVLLHQFCDHCTAEQLRRVLPGLHYTPQQYCDLGQYLSGLRKFDLAETVGDSWEDDHPSSMAGSASSFLPWVYWRQLRYEKALTCFESNYSKYAHSDDLVGQAIVLGFMGRYADSAARYKELETIQPISGDACKPLAMALFGSGDVRGAMERHEGRVLGPAFVEKAPPDLPRWNGDQLQGGLLVLLDPGWSIGDYLMYARYIPLLRRKVARVRIEAPADMHAVLRAAYPEAELVTHIDTGECEAYAWLMSLPVALQLWSTVGETLPWLRPDEERTMHWKRWWAQQDDGATVPRPRIGLCWRGNPNTYHDRFRSIAFEDFVPLLAARSNIDWVNLQLGSNERPGNTMLEALGSRWLDPMPGVTDFMDTAALIATLDCVLTIDSAVAHICGSTGVHMVLLVPIWGEWRWQTGEHSLWYPNATLVRTPADSSFRHTIMGLANEWPEKNDISGSAGGRR from the coding sequence ATGAATAGAAGCATATTTGCCGATTCAGCGGAAGATTGGTTTCAGGCGCAATGCGATAACCACAATCATCAACGATGGATGGAGTCTATCGCTGTGGGAATGATTGCCTCACGGCGCTCATGCCTCAGCCCTGAGCAACGCAGCCAATGTGCTGAAATGCTCTGTGAAGCCAGCCTCAAATTGGCTGACGCAGGATTCGCTTCCGAAATACTTGCTTCCCATTTGAACTTCATAGAAGACATCTCCAAGGCAACAGTGCTGCTGCATCAGTTTTGTGATCATTGCACTGCGGAGCAGCTGCGACGCGTGTTGCCCGGATTGCACTACACGCCTCAGCAGTATTGCGATCTGGGACAATATTTGTCTGGTCTGCGCAAATTCGATCTTGCCGAAACCGTCGGTGACAGTTGGGAAGATGATCATCCCAGTTCGATGGCGGGTTCAGCCAGCAGTTTTCTACCTTGGGTTTACTGGCGCCAGCTACGCTACGAGAAAGCGTTGACCTGTTTTGAATCAAATTATTCGAAATACGCCCACTCTGACGATCTTGTGGGGCAGGCAATAGTTCTTGGCTTTATGGGACGCTATGCGGACAGCGCGGCTCGCTACAAGGAGCTGGAAACCATCCAGCCAATTAGCGGCGACGCATGCAAACCGCTCGCCATGGCCCTGTTTGGCTCAGGAGACGTACGCGGGGCGATGGAACGGCATGAAGGCCGTGTGCTTGGCCCGGCGTTTGTAGAAAAGGCCCCGCCTGATCTTCCGCGATGGAATGGTGATCAATTGCAGGGAGGGCTGCTGGTACTGCTGGATCCGGGGTGGTCTATCGGTGATTATTTAATGTATGCGCGCTATATTCCGCTGTTGCGGAGGAAAGTAGCGCGGGTTCGGATTGAAGCGCCGGCCGATATGCACGCGGTATTGCGTGCTGCATATCCTGAAGCGGAATTGGTGACGCACATTGACACCGGAGAGTGCGAGGCTTACGCCTGGCTGATGAGTTTGCCCGTCGCACTGCAGCTCTGGTCGACTGTTGGTGAAACGCTTCCCTGGTTGAGGCCTGACGAAGAACGTACCATGCATTGGAAGCGCTGGTGGGCACAACAGGATGACGGCGCGACTGTGCCAAGACCGCGTATTGGTTTATGCTGGCGCGGCAACCCGAACACCTATCACGACCGTTTTCGCAGCATCGCCTTCGAAGACTTTGTGCCGCTACTTGCGGCCCGGTCTAATATTGACTGGGTCAATCTACAGTTGGGCTCGAACGAGAGACCGGGTAACACCATGCTGGAGGCGCTGGGCTCGCGCTGGCTCGATCCGATGCCAGGCGTCACCGATTTCATGGACACTGCCGCGCTGATCGCCACGCTCGACTGCGTATTGACCATCGACAGTGCGGTCGCCCATATTTGTGGCTCTACCGGCGTGCACATGGTGCTCTTGGTTCCGATCTGGGGTGAGTGGCGCTGGCAGACCGGTGAGCATTCTTTGTGGTACCCGAACGCCACGCTGGTGCGTACGCCGGCGGACAGTTCTTTCAGGCACACGATCATGGGGCTGGCAAATGAGTGGCCTGAGAAAAACGATATTTCGGGGAGTGCCGGGGGCAGGCGGTAG
- a CDS encoding molybdopterin-dependent oxidoreductase, producing MKKRQFLSTAAASIAGALGASVLPSFAAAATAKDAKASGPVVLTIAGAIERSNRGPTDAVIDQMMHKQNVQFKRAFAFDLAALEKLPAATINPTLEYDGKPHQLRGPRLTAVLDMLGASKAADTQIVFHSVDGYMPQVGLDQLRKYDYILATQIDGMPLAIGGFGPIFAIYDADRIPELAQKPLAQRFALCPWGLYCIEVVAGK from the coding sequence ATGAAAAAACGCCAGTTCTTATCGACCGCCGCTGCCTCCATCGCCGGGGCTTTGGGCGCATCTGTACTACCATCATTCGCCGCGGCCGCCACCGCCAAGGACGCCAAAGCCAGCGGTCCGGTCGTGCTGACCATCGCCGGCGCCATCGAGCGCAGCAACCGCGGCCCGACCGATGCCGTGATCGACCAGATGATGCACAAGCAGAATGTACAATTCAAGCGCGCCTTCGCCTTCGACCTCGCCGCACTTGAGAAGCTGCCCGCAGCGACCATCAATCCGACCCTGGAATACGACGGCAAGCCGCATCAGCTGCGCGGCCCGCGCCTGACCGCCGTGCTGGACATGCTCGGCGCCAGCAAGGCGGCCGATACCCAGATCGTCTTCCATTCGGTGGACGGCTATATGCCGCAGGTGGGTCTCGATCAGCTGCGCAAATACGACTATATCCTGGCCACGCAGATCGATGGCATGCCGCTGGCTATAGGCGGTTTTGGTCCCATCTTCGCCATCTACGACGCCGACCGGATTCCAGAACTGGCGCAGAAGCCGCTGGCCCAGCGCTTTGCGCTTTGTCCTTGGGGCTTGTATTGCATTGAGGTTGTGGCGGGGAAGTGA
- a CDS encoding MFS transporter, translated as MTSHQALPTIESTISATTSATPSATPSVANEATAAVKWTIAASSFAFVVVQLDVTIVNVALPQIGADLGAQVSALQWVVDAYTLGFAVFLLSAGALGDKFGSKRLFLAGFLLFALTSLACGLAPTAGFLNIARALQGIGAALLVPSSLAILNRACAHDKKLLAKAIGLWTAAGGVSIAAGPVIGGLLLAVAGWRSIFLVNLPICALGFLLTWRVVPAVAASTHARSFDPFGQLLAIIALTGLVGAVIEFHPLGLRHPLVIAGFCIALLAGAAFIMVERKVPHPMLPLNFFHQTSFTAAVLFGVLVNFSYYGVIFVISFYLQKVQNYSVLQAGLAFLPLTGTFIFSNLVSGWLIGKAGIRLPMVLGGLIGAAGYGLLGSIGIAEHASFMHMLPGFILIPAGMGLAVPAMTTSILSGVEKSRAGTASAVLNTARQVGGAVGVAVFGALVSDGVAGDMSSGVRIALATATVLLLMAAGLGYLVKPKAVAS; from the coding sequence ATGACCTCTCATCAAGCGCTACCCACTATCGAATCGACAATTTCGGCGACAACTTCAGCAACACCTTCAGCGACACCTTCAGTTGCAAATGAAGCAACGGCGGCAGTCAAATGGACGATTGCTGCAAGCAGCTTCGCGTTTGTCGTGGTCCAGCTCGACGTCACGATCGTCAACGTCGCCTTGCCGCAAATAGGCGCCGACCTCGGCGCGCAAGTATCGGCCTTGCAGTGGGTGGTGGATGCCTACACGCTCGGCTTCGCGGTGTTCCTGCTTTCGGCCGGCGCATTGGGCGATAAATTCGGTTCCAAGCGCCTGTTCCTGGCCGGATTCCTGTTATTCGCCTTGACGTCCCTGGCTTGCGGACTGGCGCCGACCGCAGGCTTCCTGAATATTGCGCGCGCCTTGCAGGGCATAGGTGCGGCCTTGCTGGTGCCGAGCTCGCTGGCGATCTTGAACCGCGCCTGCGCCCATGATAAAAAACTGCTAGCTAAAGCGATTGGCCTTTGGACCGCGGCCGGCGGCGTCTCGATTGCCGCCGGCCCGGTGATCGGCGGCCTGTTGCTGGCGGTCGCCGGCTGGCGCAGCATCTTCCTGGTGAACCTGCCGATCTGCGCACTCGGTTTCCTGCTGACCTGGCGCGTGGTGCCTGCCGTCGCAGCAAGCACGCATGCGCGTTCTTTCGATCCGTTCGGGCAGTTGCTGGCGATCATTGCGCTGACCGGGCTGGTCGGCGCCGTGATTGAATTCCATCCGCTCGGCCTGCGGCATCCGCTGGTGATCGCCGGATTCTGCATCGCTCTGCTAGCCGGCGCCGCCTTCATCATGGTCGAGCGCAAAGTGCCGCATCCCATGCTGCCGCTGAACTTCTTTCACCAAACCAGTTTTACCGCCGCGGTGCTGTTCGGCGTGCTGGTCAATTTTTCCTATTACGGCGTGATCTTCGTCATCAGCTTTTATCTACAGAAAGTACAGAACTACAGCGTGCTGCAAGCGGGCCTGGCGTTCCTGCCGCTGACCGGCACCTTCATTTTCTCCAACCTGGTCAGCGGCTGGCTCATCGGCAAGGCCGGCATCCGCCTGCCGATGGTGCTGGGCGGCCTGATCGGTGCCGCCGGTTATGGCCTGCTAGGCAGCATCGGCATCGCCGAGCATGCCAGCTTCATGCACATGCTGCCCGGTTTCATACTGATTCCGGCTGGGATGGGGCTGGCGGTGCCGGCCATGACCACCTCGATCCTGTCCGGCGTCGAGAAAAGCAGGGCCGGCACCGCCTCAGCGGTATTGAACACCGCCAGGCAGGTCGGCGGCGCGGTCGGCGTTGCGGTATTCGGCGCGCTGGTGAGTGACGGCGTCGCCGGCGACATGAGCAGCGGCGTCAGGATCGCGCTGGCGACTGCGACCGTGTTGCTATTGATGGCGGCGGGACTGGGCTACCTGGTCAAGCCGAAAGCCGTGGCAAGTTAA
- a CDS encoding ArsR/SmtB family transcription factor: MDNEPDLSRLARTIGDPTRIQMLALLMEGRALTAKELAYGTDIKPATATSHLKQLVEDRLLEMTSQGRHKYFRLASPEVARLIESLMVFAPKRKRVGQATGNDAICTARFCYDHLAGKLGTRLTETLVERGLLHADDGLFELSASGETWFKQFGINTDELQKSRRQFAYPCLDWSERRDHLAGALGATLAKRMIELGWLTRSKHSRVVAITAEGRSALTAQFGITLDQP, translated from the coding sequence ATGGACAACGAACCCGACCTAAGCCGACTTGCCCGCACCATAGGCGATCCTACCCGTATTCAGATGCTGGCGCTGCTGATGGAGGGCCGCGCCCTGACCGCCAAGGAACTGGCCTACGGCACCGATATCAAGCCGGCCACCGCCACCAGCCACCTGAAGCAGCTGGTGGAAGACCGCCTGCTGGAGATGACCAGCCAGGGCCGCCACAAGTATTTCCGGCTGGCGTCGCCGGAAGTGGCGCGCCTGATCGAGTCGCTGATGGTGTTCGCGCCTAAGCGCAAGCGGGTCGGCCAGGCCACCGGCAACGATGCGATCTGCACCGCGCGCTTTTGCTATGACCACCTGGCTGGCAAACTGGGCACCCGTCTGACTGAAACGCTGGTGGAACGCGGCTTGCTGCATGCCGACGACGGCCTGTTTGAACTATCGGCTTCGGGCGAAACCTGGTTCAAGCAGTTCGGCATCAATACCGACGAGCTGCAAAAGAGCCGGCGCCAGTTCGCCTACCCTTGCCTGGACTGGAGCGAACGGCGCGACCACCTGGCCGGGGCGCTCGGGGCGACGCTGGCCAAGCGCATGATTGAACTGGGCTGGCTGACGCGCAGCAAGCATTCGCGCGTGGTCGCCATTACCGCCGAGGGCCGCAGCGCTTTGACGGCGCAATTCGGCATCACTTTGGACCAGCCCTAG
- a CDS encoding DMT family transporter, whose translation MHQGVMFALLAAALFGASTPFAKLLVGQVSPVMLAALPYLGSGAGLSLWYGLRRLRGNQGAADGLRKADLPWLAAAILSGGIGGPLLLMFGLAQTPASSASLLLNMEGVLTALLAWFVFKENFDRRIALGMLVIVLAGVLLSWQQMPQFGLPWGPLAILAACLCWAIDNNLTRRISASDAVQIAALKGLVAGLVNLALALLLGASLPAIASIGAAALIGFGGYGLSLVLFVLALRHLGSARTGTYFSAAPFIGAAISLLVLQEAVGGLFWLAAALMAFGIWLHLTERHQHAHSHEEIEHGHRHSHDLHHQHEHDFEWDGREPHSHPHRHLPISHSHAHYPDIHHRHQH comes from the coding sequence ATGCACCAAGGTGTCATGTTCGCATTGCTGGCCGCTGCCTTGTTCGGCGCCAGCACCCCCTTCGCCAAGCTGCTGGTCGGCCAGGTCTCGCCCGTGATGCTGGCGGCCCTGCCATATCTCGGCAGCGGCGCCGGCCTGTCGCTCTGGTATGGGCTGCGCCGCCTGCGCGGCAACCAGGGCGCTGCCGACGGCTTGCGCAAAGCCGACTTGCCCTGGCTGGCCGCCGCCATCCTCAGCGGCGGCATCGGCGGTCCGCTGCTGCTGATGTTCGGGCTGGCGCAGACGCCGGCTTCCAGCGCTTCGCTGCTGCTCAACATGGAAGGTGTGCTGACTGCCCTGCTGGCCTGGTTCGTGTTCAAGGAAAATTTCGATCGCCGCATCGCCCTCGGCATGCTGGTGATCGTTCTCGCCGGCGTGCTGCTGTCGTGGCAGCAGATGCCGCAATTCGGCCTGCCGTGGGGACCGTTGGCGATCCTGGCGGCCTGCCTGTGCTGGGCCATCGACAACAATCTGACGCGGCGGATTTCCGCCAGCGATGCGGTGCAGATCGCCGCGCTCAAGGGCCTGGTGGCCGGCCTGGTCAACCTGGCGCTGGCTTTGCTGCTGGGAGCAAGCTTGCCCGCGATCGCCAGCATCGGCGCCGCGGCCTTGATCGGCTTCGGCGGCTACGGCCTCAGCCTGGTGCTGTTCGTATTGGCGCTGCGCCACCTTGGCAGCGCCCGCACCGGCACTTACTTTTCGGCTGCGCCTTTCATCGGCGCGGCGATTTCGCTGCTGGTTCTGCAGGAAGCCGTGGGCGGGCTGTTCTGGCTGGCGGCGGCATTGATGGCGTTCGGCATCTGGCTGCACCTGACGGAACGCCATCAGCATGCCCACAGCCACGAGGAAATCGAGCACGGCCATCGCCACAGCCATGACCTGCATCACCAGCACGAACACGACTTCGAATGGGATGGCCGCGAACCACACAGCCATCCGCACCGCCATCTGCCGATCAGCCACAGCCACGCGCACTATCCCGACATTCATCATCGGCACCAGCACTGA